A window from Citrus sinensis cultivar Valencia sweet orange chromosome 5, DVS_A1.0, whole genome shotgun sequence encodes these proteins:
- the LOC102615699 gene encoding cleavage stimulating factor 64 yields the protein MASSQHRCVFVGNIPYDATEEQLIEICREVGPVVSFRLVIDRETGKPKGYGFCEYKDEETALSARRNLQGYEINGRQLRVDFAENDKGADRNREQGRGGPGMAAIVDPQKQLGGPAIHGESVHHQPIGLHIAITAAAVMTGALGAAQVGVQSNQNGIQSQLASPNDPLTLHLAKMSRNQLNEIMSEMKLMATQNKEQARQLLVAKPQLLKALFQAQIMLGMATPQVSQMPILRQGPGHPAQPLFQDGQQQVAQLPGLPPLAQKMQLMPKVQEAQIQLHNQFSAATQPTVHPQIQLPQNAKNQALQQASLPGQSGIPMLPSMHPSVRPQIQLANSSSLNQQVHPPSLENQVQVSASSLGQNTWTKLPNSAMRSSFLPHPPSSDAGFQPGPSTSAGIGQTVSRDAERSARVPEDGTRAHRNNAYTNMSMGLASKRSTVNDPLDSISHPSKIVKTEDGSGTSFSVGALNVSKPIGSAPSQAFGAGLVPVNQVPKVEEVQYSEKQIPQPQISPDVESALLQQVLSLTPEQLNSLPPEQRQQVIQLQQALLRDQMQPS from the exons ATGGCATCTTCTCAGCATCGTTGCGTTTTcg TTGGGAACATTCCGTATGATGCAACTGAGGAACAGCTTATAGAAATCTGCAGGGAGGTTGGTCCTGTTGTGTCATTCAG ATTAGTTATTGATAGAGAAACTGGAAAACCAAAAGGTTATGGGTTCTGTGAGTACAAGGATGAAGAGACAGCTCTAAGTGCTCGCCGTAATCTACAAGGTTATGAGATCAATGGCCGGCAATTACGTGTTGATTTTGCTGAAAATGACAAAGGAGCTGATAGAAACAGAGAGCAG GGTCGTGGTGGACCTGGAATGGCTGCAATTGTTG ACCCTCAAAAACAATTAGGGGGCCCAGCAATCCACGGAGAATCTGTCCACCATCAGCCCATTGGTCTCCATATAGCTATTACAGCTGCAGCTGTTATGACTGGAGCTCTTGGTGCTGCTCAGGTTGGGGttcaatcaaatcaaaatggtATTCAGAGTCAGTTGGCATCGCCCAATGATCCCTTAACTCTTCATCTGGCTAAAATGTCCAGGAATCAGCTAAATGAAATTATGTCTGAGATGAAG TTGATGGCTACTCAAAATAAGGAGCAAGCTCGCCAGCTGTTAGTTGCAAAACCTCAACTGCTAAAAGCTCTTTTTCAG GCCCAAATAATGCTAGGAATGGCGACTCCCCAAGTG TCGCAAATGCCAATTCTCCGACAGGGTCCAGGTCACCCTGCACAGCCTTTATTTCAAGATGGCCAGCAGCAAGTAGCTCAACTCCCTGGTCTCCCCCCACTTGCACAGAAGATGCAATTGATGCCCAAAGTTCAAGAAGCTCAAATTCAGCTTCATAACCAATTTTCTGCAGCTACACAGCCCACTGTGCATCCTCAAATTCAGCTGCCACAAAATGCCAAGAACCAAGCTCTACAGCAAGCCTCCCTACCTGGGCAGTCTGGAATTCCAATGCTTCCTTCAATGCACCCCTCTGTTAGACCTCAAATTCAGTTGGCAAATTCCTCTTCCTTGAACCAGCAAGTACATCCTCCTTCACTAGAAAACCAAGTACAGGTTTCAGCTTCCAGTTTAGGGCAGAACACGTGGACAAAACTTCCAAATTCAGCCATGCGATCTTCCTTTTTGCCTCACCCTCCATCATCAGATGCTGGTTTCCAG CCTGGACCCTCAACATCAGCAGGCATTGGACAGACAGTTAGCAGGGACGCTGAAAGATCTGCTAGAGTTCCTGAAGATGGAACCAGGGCGCATAGAAATAATGCATATACAAACATGTCTATGGGTTTAGCCTCAAAAAGAAGCACGGTTAATGATCCTTTAGATTCAATAAGTCACCCTTCGAAAATAGTGAAAACAGAGGATGGAAGTGGCACTTCTTTCTCTGTGGGGGCTTTGAATGTATCTAAACCCATTGGCTCTGCACCATCCCAAGCATTTGGGGCTGGTTTAGTACCTGTAAATCAAGTTCCTAAAGTAGAAGAGGTGCAATATTCTGAGAAACAAATACCTCAG CCGCAGATCTCACCTGATGTAGAGTCCGCCTTACTTCAGCAAGTGTTGAGTTTAACGCCGGAGCAGCTGAATTCATTGCCACCTGAGCAGCGTCAACAAGTCATTCAGCTCCAACAGGCATTATTGCGAGATCAAATGCAACCATCCTAA
- the LOC102616277 gene encoding shikimate kinase 2, chloroplastic-like: MKALTYGSTLQFSTSVGGEIGSFNQNCKRQQTQQHFINLNPLKLKRHRTLNLVPAHVSKDSNAHDVESGTFCDSLDGKWLLKAKGREVASCLDGQCLFLVGMMGSGKTTVGEILSDALDYTFADSDKYVEKLMGGTSVAQIFKESGEAYFREYESKALQKLSLVPQQVVATGGGAVVRPLNWRFMRQGITVFLNVPLDALARRIAAVGTDSFPLLDYDSADSYTKAFTALSALSKERSEAYANADATVSLLNLAACIGLKDVLDITPTTIAMEVLVQAQKYLNSKRR; this comes from the exons atgaaagctttAACGTATGGCTCAACTCTGCAATTTAGTACAAGTGTTGGTGGGGAGATCGGCTCTTTCAATCAGAATTGCAAGAGACAACAGACTCAACAACACTTCATAAATTTGAATCCTTTGAAACTGAAAAGGCACAGAACTTTGAATTTAGTTCCTGCACACGTCTCTAAAGATTCCAATG CTCATGATGTGGAATCAGGAACGTTTTGTGATTCTTTAGATGGGAAATGGTTGTTGAAG GCGAAGGGAAGAGAGGTTGCATCATGCTTAGATGGGCAGTGTTTATTTCTTGTTG GAATGATGGGTTCTGGAAAAACAACAGTTGGTGAGATTTTGTCAGATGCGCTTGATTATACTTTTGCTGACAG TGACAAGTATGTGGAGAAGCTTATGGGTGGAACTTCTGTGGCTCAAATTTTTAAGGAGTCTGGGGAAGCTTACTTCAGAGAATATGAG AGCAAGGCACTGCAGAAATTGTCCTTGGTACCACAACAAGTTGTAGCCACAGGTGGTGGTGCAGTGGTTCGCCCACTCAACTG GAGATTTATGAGGCAGGGCATCACTGTCTTTCTCAATGTACCCCTGGATGCCTTGGCAAGGAGAATTGCCGCTGTTGGAACAGATTCCTTCCCTCTCTTGGATTATGATTCAGCCGATTCTTATACAAAG GCATTTACGGCACTGTCTGCTCTTTCAAAGGAGAGATCCGAGGCATATGCAAATGCTGATGCTACCGTTTCTCTTCTCA ATCTTGCAGCATGCATTGGTCTCAAAGATGTACTAGATATTACGCCCACCACCATAGCAATGGAG GTGCTTGTACAAGCTCAGAAATATCTAAATTCTAAACGGCGATAA